A stretch of Crossiella cryophila DNA encodes these proteins:
- a CDS encoding 50S ribosomal protein L11 methyltransferase, protein MSGSFIAQVAAPDRRVLVRTREPGGQAPVLLVPSLGEYPVYDDRLYHFMLNDRVRNDCYTAAIGRHAPGRTVLDIGTGQEAVWALTAARAGARHVWAVEVLPEAARQAREAVARAGFADRVTVLEGLSTTIDLPERADVCVSEIIGNLGGAEGAGAVLRDAGIRLVRPGGVFIPHRSTTTIVALDLDHAAPGGSPGFAELALPYLEHVFSSVGRPFDVRACIPELRRRAHLSGVAEVEPLDYGGYLAPEGTQDRELVITRRGTLHGFALGVRLWVAAADKPIDSLSQHCNWLPVYAPLSAGGLPVHRGDRLSITFTTTISNDGVHPDYRLDGELRARTGTFPLSWTSTHHDDGFRSNSFYRDLFPVR, encoded by the coding sequence TTGTCCGGTTCTTTCATCGCCCAGGTCGCCGCGCCGGACCGCCGGGTGCTGGTGCGCACCCGCGAACCCGGCGGCCAGGCGCCCGTGCTGCTGGTGCCCTCCCTCGGCGAGTACCCGGTCTACGACGACCGGCTCTACCACTTCATGCTCAACGACCGGGTGCGCAACGACTGCTACACCGCGGCCATCGGCAGGCACGCGCCCGGCCGCACCGTGCTGGACATCGGCACCGGTCAGGAGGCGGTCTGGGCGCTGACCGCGGCCAGGGCCGGCGCCAGGCACGTGTGGGCGGTCGAGGTGCTGCCCGAGGCGGCCCGGCAGGCCCGCGAGGCGGTGGCACGAGCCGGGTTCGCCGACCGGGTCACCGTGCTGGAGGGCCTTTCCACCACCATCGACCTGCCCGAACGCGCCGACGTCTGCGTCTCGGAGATCATCGGCAACCTGGGTGGCGCGGAGGGCGCTGGCGCGGTGCTGCGCGATGCCGGGATCCGGCTGGTGCGGCCGGGCGGGGTGTTCATCCCGCACCGCAGCACCACCACGATCGTCGCGCTGGACCTCGACCACGCCGCGCCCGGCGGCAGCCCCGGCTTCGCCGAACTGGCCCTACCCTACCTGGAACACGTGTTCAGCTCGGTGGGCAGACCCTTCGACGTGCGCGCCTGCATCCCGGAACTGCGCCGCCGCGCGCACCTTTCCGGGGTGGCCGAGGTGGAACCGCTGGACTACGGCGGTTACCTGGCCCCGGAGGGCACCCAGGACCGCGAGCTGGTGATCACCCGGCGCGGCACGCTGCACGGGTTCGCCCTCGGCGTGCGGCTGTGGGTGGCCGCGGCGGACAAGCCGATCGACTCACTGTCCCAGCACTGCAACTGGCTCCCGGTCTACGCCCCGCTCTCGGCGGGCGGCCTGCCGGTGCACCGCGGCGACCGGCTGTCGATCACCTTCACCACCACCATCAGCAACGACGGCGTGCACCCGGACTACCGGCTGGACGGCGAACTGCGCGCCCGCACCGGCACCTTCCCGCTGTCCTGGACCTCCACCCACCACGACGACGGCTTCCGGTCGAACTCCTTCTACCGCGACCTGTTCCCGGTCAGGTAG